Proteins encoded in a region of the Pseudomonas sp. GOM7 genome:
- the chrA gene encoding chromate efflux transporter, with product MHAPLATDRSPWAVFLIFLRLGLTAFGGPIAHLGYFRDEFVVRRQWLSERSYADLVALCQFLPGPASSQVGLALGLSRAGYGGALAAWLGFTLPSALALILFALGIASYGDVLPAGVLQGLKVVAVAVVAQAVWGMARNLCPDAPRISIMAAATCLVLLLPSAWSQVGVILLAAILGLLLFKPQQSEAHEALSISVRPGVGLFWLALFVLLLVGLPLLTALFPSQTLALVDAFYRAGSLVFGGGHVVLPLLQAEVVPNGWVDNTAFLAGYGAAQAVPGPLFTFAAFLGASMNPAPNGWLGGLIALLAIFLPAFLLVAGALPFWERLRHSLRTQAALQGVNAAVVGLLLAALYQPVWTSAIHGPLDFALALVALVALLFWKLPPWLVVIASGVAGGLLSLAV from the coding sequence ATGCACGCTCCTCTCGCAACCGATCGATCGCCCTGGGCCGTATTTCTGATCTTTCTGCGCCTAGGGCTGACCGCCTTCGGTGGACCGATCGCGCATCTCGGCTATTTTCGCGACGAGTTCGTGGTGCGCCGGCAATGGCTGAGCGAGCGCAGCTATGCCGATCTGGTCGCCCTCTGCCAGTTCCTGCCCGGCCCGGCCAGCAGCCAGGTCGGCCTGGCGCTGGGGCTGTCGCGTGCCGGTTATGGCGGCGCCCTGGCGGCCTGGCTGGGCTTCACCCTGCCCTCGGCGCTGGCCCTAATCCTCTTCGCCCTCGGCATCGCCAGCTATGGCGATGTGCTGCCCGCTGGCGTGCTGCAAGGGCTCAAGGTGGTGGCCGTGGCGGTGGTGGCGCAGGCGGTGTGGGGCATGGCACGCAACCTGTGCCCCGATGCGCCGCGCATCAGCATCATGGCAGCGGCCACTTGCCTGGTACTGCTGCTGCCTTCCGCCTGGAGCCAGGTCGGAGTCATCCTGCTGGCCGCCATCCTCGGCCTGCTGCTGTTCAAGCCGCAGCAAAGCGAAGCCCATGAAGCCCTGTCGATCAGCGTTCGGCCTGGCGTTGGCCTGTTCTGGCTGGCGCTGTTCGTCCTCCTGCTGGTCGGGCTGCCGCTGCTGACAGCGCTGTTCCCGAGCCAGACCCTGGCACTGGTGGACGCCTTCTACCGCGCCGGCTCGCTGGTCTTCGGTGGCGGCCATGTGGTGCTGCCGCTGTTGCAGGCCGAAGTGGTACCCAATGGCTGGGTGGACAACACGGCCTTCCTCGCCGGGTATGGCGCGGCGCAGGCGGTGCCGGGGCCATTGTTCACCTTCGCCGCCTTTCTCGGCGCCTCGATGAACCCGGCGCCCAACGGCTGGCTGGGTGGGCTGATCGCCCTGCTGGCGATCTTCCTGCCAGCCTTCCTGCTGGTGGCCGGCGCGCTGCCGTTCTGGGAGCGCCTGCGCCACAGCCTGCGCACCCAGGCCGCCTTGCAAGGCGTCAATGCCGCCGTGGTCGGCCTGCTACTGGCCGCGCTTTACCAGCCAGTGTGGACGAGCGCGATTCACGGCCCGCTGGACTTCGCCCTGGCCCTGGTGGCGCTGGTCGCGCTGCTGTTCTGGAAGCTGCCGCCCTGGCTGGTGGTGATCGCCAGTGGTGTTGCGGGAGGACTGCTGAGCCTGGCTGTGTGA
- a CDS encoding metalloregulator ArsR/SmtB family transcription factor yields the protein MSQKKRVLFLCVANSSRSQMAEALLRHTDSEHFEAFSAGTAPTEVDPRTRDALEHLGVSTAGLFSKSVEQVAGEPFDYVITLCDKSALECLALPGTGEYIAWNFEDPVTSSQRDAYRKTLHEIHERIKMFVLIKSKPASAANDDMTPTELFKCLADETRARIAMLVTLEQELCVCELTEALEEAQPKISRHLALLRSCGLLEDRRNGQWVYYRLHPQLPEWVRDVLKRTLDSNAEWLRPDVQRLWQMRERPGRKPACD from the coding sequence ATGAGTCAGAAAAAGCGTGTCCTGTTCCTCTGCGTGGCCAACTCGTCGCGCTCGCAGATGGCCGAAGCGCTGCTGCGCCATACCGACTCCGAACATTTTGAAGCCTTCAGTGCGGGCACCGCGCCCACTGAGGTAGACCCGCGCACCCGCGATGCGCTGGAGCACCTTGGCGTTTCCACCGCCGGGCTGTTCAGCAAGTCCGTCGAGCAGGTGGCGGGCGAGCCGTTCGACTATGTGATCACGCTATGCGACAAGTCGGCGCTGGAGTGCCTGGCGCTTCCCGGTACTGGCGAGTACATCGCCTGGAACTTCGAGGACCCGGTGACCAGCTCGCAGAGGGACGCCTATCGCAAGACACTGCACGAGATCCACGAGCGGATAAAAATGTTCGTGCTGATCAAGAGCAAGCCAGCCAGTGCTGCCAATGACGACATGACCCCCACTGAGCTGTTCAAGTGCCTGGCCGATGAGACACGAGCGCGTATCGCCATGCTCGTTACCCTGGAGCAGGAGCTGTGCGTCTGTGAGCTGACCGAGGCCCTGGAAGAGGCCCAGCCGAAAATCTCGCGGCACCTGGCGCTATTACGCAGTTGCGGCCTGCTGGAAGATCGCCGCAACGGTCAGTGGGTGTACTACCGCCTGCACCCGCAACTGCCCGAGTGGGTCAGGGATGTGCTCAAACGAACCCTCGACAGCAATGCCGAGTGGTTGCGCCCGGATGTCCAGCGTCTGTGGCAGATGCGCGAGCGCCCTGGGCGCAAGCCGGCCTGTGACTGA
- a CDS encoding ArsJ-associated glyceraldehyde-3-phosphate dehydrogenase, which produces MTIKVGINGFGRIGRLALRAAWGWPELEFVQINDPAGDAATHAHLLNFDSVHGRWQHEASSAGDYLVIDGKRIAVSANKAIADTDWSGCDLVLEASGKMKTVAVLQGYLQQGVKRVVVCAPVKEQGALNVVMGVNQHLFDPVQHRIVTAASCTTNCLAPVVKVIHEALGIRHGSITTIHDLTNTQSILDTPHKDLRRARASSMSLIPTTTGSATAIAEIFPELRGKLNGHAVRVPLANASLTDCVFEVERATTAEEVNALLKAAAAGPLKGILGYEERPLVSIDYRTDPRSSIVDALSTMVVAGTQVKIYAWYDNEWGYANRAVELARLVGQAG; this is translated from the coding sequence ATGACCATCAAAGTAGGCATCAACGGTTTTGGCCGTATCGGCCGTCTGGCCCTGCGCGCCGCCTGGGGCTGGCCCGAGCTGGAGTTCGTGCAGATCAACGACCCGGCAGGCGACGCCGCCACCCACGCGCACTTGCTCAATTTCGACTCGGTGCATGGCCGCTGGCAGCATGAGGCGAGCAGCGCCGGTGACTATCTGGTGATCGACGGCAAGCGCATTGCGGTGAGCGCCAACAAGGCCATCGCCGACACCGACTGGAGCGGCTGCGACCTGGTGCTCGAAGCCAGCGGCAAGATGAAGACGGTCGCCGTGCTGCAAGGCTATCTGCAGCAGGGCGTGAAGCGCGTGGTGGTCTGTGCGCCGGTCAAGGAGCAGGGCGCGCTGAACGTGGTGATGGGGGTCAACCAGCACCTGTTCGACCCGGTGCAACACCGCATCGTCACCGCGGCCTCCTGCACCACCAACTGCCTAGCCCCGGTGGTCAAGGTGATCCACGAGGCGCTGGGCATTCGTCACGGCTCGATCACCACCATCCACGACCTGACCAATACCCAGAGCATCCTCGACACGCCGCACAAGGATCTGCGTCGTGCTCGTGCCTCCAGCATGAGCCTGATCCCCACCACCACCGGCTCGGCCACCGCCATTGCCGAGATCTTCCCCGAGCTGCGTGGCAAGTTGAACGGCCATGCCGTGCGTGTGCCGTTGGCTAATGCCTCGCTGACCGACTGCGTGTTCGAGGTCGAGCGTGCCACCACCGCCGAGGAAGTCAACGCGCTGCTCAAGGCCGCCGCCGCAGGGCCACTCAAAGGCATCCTGGGTTACGAGGAGCGCCCGCTGGTGTCCATCGACTACCGCACCGATCCGCGCTCGTCCATCGTTGATGCGCTGTCGACCATGGTGGTGGCCGGCACTCAGGTGAAGATCTATGCCTGGTACGACAACGAATGGGGCTATGCCAACCGCGCGGTGGAACTGGCGCGCCTGGTCGGCCAGGCTGGCTGA
- the arsH gene encoding arsenical resistance protein ArsH has translation MQDDLPNADLQLLDLPSEDKLAVESASTHAPRILLLYGSTREKSFSRLLTEEAARLLQHFGAETRIFDPRGLPLPDDAPESHPKVQELRELMQWSEGQVWCSPERHGSMTAVFKAQIDWVPLAMGAVRPTQGKTLAVMQVCGGSQSFNVVNQLRVLGRWMRMFTIPNQSSVPKAFMEFDAEGRMKPSSFYDRLVDVMEELVKFTLLLRDRSDYLVDRYSERKESAEELSKRVNQRAI, from the coding sequence GTGCAAGACGACCTGCCCAACGCCGACCTGCAACTGCTCGATCTGCCGAGCGAGGACAAACTCGCCGTCGAGTCGGCCTCGACCCATGCGCCGCGCATCCTGCTGCTGTACGGCTCGACTCGCGAGAAGTCTTTCAGCCGGTTGCTGACCGAGGAAGCCGCGCGCCTGTTGCAGCACTTTGGTGCCGAGACGCGCATCTTCGACCCGCGCGGCCTGCCGCTGCCGGACGATGCGCCGGAAAGCCACCCCAAGGTGCAGGAGCTGCGCGAACTGATGCAGTGGTCGGAGGGCCAGGTGTGGTGCTCCCCCGAGCGCCACGGCTCGATGACAGCCGTGTTCAAGGCGCAGATCGACTGGGTGCCGCTGGCCATGGGCGCGGTTCGTCCGACCCAGGGCAAGACCCTGGCGGTGATGCAGGTTTGCGGTGGCTCGCAGTCGTTCAACGTGGTCAACCAGTTGCGCGTACTGGGGCGCTGGATGCGCATGTTCACCATCCCCAACCAGTCCTCGGTGCCCAAGGCCTTCATGGAGTTCGACGCCGAGGGTCGGATGAAACCGTCCTCGTTCTACGACCGCCTGGTGGACGTGATGGAGGAACTGGTCAAGTTCACCCTGCTGCTGCGTGACCGCTCCGACTACCTGGTCGACCGTTATTCCGAGCGCAAGGAGTCGGCCGAAGAACTGTCCAAGCGTGTCAACCAGCGCGCCATCTGA
- a CDS encoding MFS transporter: MPQAAPTEAQLNRVRLVGAMGVGQILAWSSTYYLPAVLASPISQTTGWSITHVVMGLSLGLLVAGACSPKIGRMIDRYGGRSILAASSIFMALGLALMGAAQYLAVYYLAWTIIGFAMAAGLYDAAFATLGRLLGSTARSSISGLTLLGGFASTVGWPLLAYLEHELGWRGACFVMAGAHLLIGVPIYLSFVPRTQTAPATATGSTEINVGNLQPSAYRQLFLLLALLLTLQSLVTSSVSVHLLDVLKLLGIAATTVLAIGMVIGPAQVAGRIAEFTWGQGLHPTWATRLGVLLCLIGIVLLLPAQPWLAFMAIALYGAGNGILTITRGTLPLVLFGPAGYGIRMGLLARPMLVAQAVGPIGAAMILDAFSAETLLALLAGIAFVGLLSCWRLPSK; encoded by the coding sequence ATGCCTCAAGCTGCCCCCACTGAAGCCCAGCTCAACCGAGTTCGCCTGGTGGGTGCCATGGGGGTTGGTCAGATACTGGCCTGGAGTTCGACCTACTATCTACCTGCGGTGCTGGCCAGTCCTATCTCTCAGACCACCGGTTGGTCGATTACGCACGTGGTGATGGGGCTTTCCCTGGGCTTGCTGGTTGCAGGGGCATGCTCACCCAAGATCGGGCGCATGATCGACCGATATGGCGGTCGCTCGATTCTGGCAGCCAGCTCGATCTTCATGGCATTGGGCCTTGCTCTCATGGGCGCAGCTCAATATCTCGCAGTCTACTACCTGGCATGGACGATTATCGGCTTCGCCATGGCAGCGGGTTTATATGACGCCGCATTCGCCACGCTGGGCCGCTTGCTGGGCTCGACGGCACGCTCATCCATCAGCGGTCTCACGCTGCTGGGAGGCTTCGCTAGTACTGTGGGATGGCCCCTTCTAGCCTATCTGGAGCATGAGCTGGGCTGGCGAGGCGCTTGTTTCGTGATGGCGGGAGCCCACCTACTAATAGGCGTGCCGATATATCTGTCTTTTGTTCCCAGAACGCAGACTGCCCCTGCCACCGCTACTGGCAGCACCGAGATAAACGTGGGGAACCTCCAACCATCTGCCTACCGCCAACTATTTCTTCTGCTCGCGTTGCTACTAACACTTCAATCGTTAGTGACATCGAGCGTTTCGGTACATCTGCTGGATGTACTCAAACTGCTCGGCATAGCGGCCACCACGGTCTTGGCCATCGGGATGGTCATCGGGCCGGCACAAGTCGCAGGACGCATCGCCGAATTCACCTGGGGCCAGGGGCTACATCCCACCTGGGCCACCCGACTGGGTGTGCTGCTATGCCTGATCGGAATAGTTCTGCTGCTACCGGCGCAGCCTTGGCTGGCATTCATGGCAATTGCTTTATACGGCGCAGGCAATGGCATCCTGACCATTACCCGAGGCACCTTGCCACTGGTGCTGTTCGGCCCCGCAGGTTATGGAATACGAATGGGCTTGCTCGCCAGGCCGATGCTGGTTGCACAGGCGGTTGGGCCAATAGGCGCTGCGATGATCCTGGACGCTTTCAGCGCTGAGACATTACTGGCGCTGCTTGCTGGGATCGCTTTTGTGGGGTTGCTGTCATGCTGGCGCCTCCCCAGCAAGTAA
- the arsJ gene encoding organoarsenical effux MFS transporter ArsJ: MHALARLSPEIRQYLLVTGNYWAFTLTDGALRMLVVLHFHSLGYTPLQIAALFLFYEIFGVVTNLVGGYLGARLGLNRTMNLGLGLQVLALLMLTVPAVWLTVPWVMGAQALSGIAKDLNKMSAKSSIKLLVPDSQQGTLYKWVAILTGSKNALKGVGFFLGGALLALLGFSGAVLAMAAALALIWLASLMLLTKDLGKAKAKPKFRDLLSKSRAINILSAARLFLFGARDVWFVVALPVYLSSVFGWDFWLVGGFLAAWVIGYGMVQSFAPHITGKRSGRVPDGRAAFIWAALLAGLPALIALGLGAGWSAQVVLLGGLMLFGVLFAINSSLHSYLIVSYAKEDGVSLDVGFYYMSNALGRLIGTLLSGWVYQAHGLEACLWLSSAFVLAAALISMALLRHRDG, translated from the coding sequence ATGCACGCCCTCGCACGACTCTCTCCGGAGATCCGCCAGTACCTGCTGGTGACCGGCAACTACTGGGCCTTTACCCTCACCGACGGCGCCCTGCGCATGCTGGTGGTGCTGCACTTTCACAGCCTCGGCTACACGCCGCTGCAGATCGCCGCGCTGTTTCTGTTCTACGAGATCTTCGGCGTGGTCACCAACTTGGTGGGCGGTTACCTGGGCGCGCGCCTGGGCCTCAACCGCACCATGAACCTTGGCCTGGGCCTGCAGGTGCTCGCGCTGTTGATGCTTACCGTGCCGGCTGTCTGGTTGACCGTGCCCTGGGTCATGGGCGCCCAGGCGCTGTCCGGCATCGCCAAGGATCTGAACAAGATGAGCGCCAAGAGCTCGATCAAGCTCCTGGTGCCGGACAGTCAACAGGGCACGCTGTACAAGTGGGTGGCCATCCTCACCGGCTCGAAGAATGCACTCAAGGGCGTGGGCTTCTTTCTCGGTGGCGCGTTGCTCGCTCTGCTCGGCTTCAGCGGCGCGGTGTTGGCCATGGCCGCTGCGCTGGCGCTGATCTGGCTGGCCAGCCTGATGCTGCTGACGAAGGATCTGGGCAAGGCCAAGGCCAAGCCGAAATTCCGCGACCTGCTGTCCAAGAGCCGGGCGATCAACATTCTCTCCGCTGCCCGGTTGTTCCTGTTCGGTGCGCGTGACGTCTGGTTCGTGGTGGCGTTGCCGGTGTACCTGAGCAGTGTGTTCGGCTGGGACTTCTGGCTGGTGGGCGGCTTTCTCGCGGCCTGGGTGATCGGCTACGGCATGGTGCAATCGTTTGCACCGCATATCACCGGCAAGCGCAGTGGGCGAGTACCGGATGGCCGCGCGGCTTTTATCTGGGCGGCGCTGCTGGCCGGCCTGCCGGCGCTGATCGCCTTGGGGCTGGGCGCCGGTTGGTCGGCGCAGGTGGTCTTGCTCGGTGGGCTGATGCTGTTCGGCGTGCTGTTCGCGATCAACTCCTCGCTGCACAGCTACCTGATCGTCAGCTACGCCAAGGAAGACGGCGTGTCCCTGGACGTGGGCTTCTACTACATGTCCAACGCCCTGGGCCGGCTGATCGGCACGTTGCTCTCGGGTTGGGTCTACCAGGCTCATGGCCTGGAGGCCTGCCTGTGGTTATCCAGCGCATTCGTGCTGGCCGCCGCGCTGATCTCCATGGCCTTGCTCAGGCATCGGGATGG
- a CDS encoding permease, with translation MEIFQWLNDQLLRMDWLAHLVQLLVEEVFGLNMSSRLGGSLHFFIYDVIKIFILLSVLIFSISWVQSYFPPERTRRILGGMRGLRANLTGALLGTVTPFCSCSSIPLFIGFTSSGLPLAVTFSFLISSPLVDLASMILLASVFNWSIALAYVVVGIVLAVLGGTLIGRARMEGYVESFVTQHKALDLPQEELSLADRMSYAREQVAEIIQRVWLYILIGVGIGAAIHNWIPQDLISALIGRDNWWSVPLATLVGVPMYADIFGTLPIAEALVGKGVGLGTVLAFMMAVTALSLPSLIMLKKVVKAPLLALFFAIVVIGIMLIGYLFNSFAYLFL, from the coding sequence ATGGAGATTTTCCAGTGGCTGAATGACCAGCTCCTGCGTATGGACTGGCTGGCCCATCTCGTCCAGTTGCTGGTGGAAGAGGTGTTTGGCCTGAACATGAGCAGCCGCCTCGGCGGCAGCCTGCACTTCTTCATCTACGACGTGATCAAGATCTTCATCCTGCTGTCGGTGCTGATCTTCAGCATCTCCTGGGTGCAGAGCTACTTCCCGCCAGAGCGTACCCGCAGGATTCTGGGCGGCATGCGCGGCTTGCGCGCCAACCTCACCGGCGCACTACTCGGTACGGTCACCCCCTTCTGCTCGTGCTCGTCGATTCCGTTGTTCATCGGTTTCACCAGTTCGGGGCTGCCGCTGGCGGTGACCTTCTCCTTCCTGATTTCCTCACCACTGGTCGACCTGGCCTCGATGATCCTGCTGGCGAGCGTCTTCAACTGGTCGATTGCCCTGGCCTACGTGGTCGTCGGCATCGTGCTGGCGGTGCTCGGCGGTACCCTGATTGGCCGGGCGCGAATGGAAGGCTACGTCGAGTCGTTCGTCACCCAGCACAAGGCGCTCGACCTACCCCAGGAAGAACTAAGCCTGGCTGATCGCATGAGCTACGCCCGCGAGCAGGTTGCCGAGATCATCCAGCGCGTATGGCTGTATATCCTGATCGGCGTTGGTATCGGCGCGGCGATTCACAACTGGATTCCACAGGACCTGATCAGTGCCCTGATCGGGCGAGATAACTGGTGGTCGGTGCCATTGGCGACGCTGGTCGGTGTGCCGATGTACGCCGACATTTTCGGCACGCTGCCAATAGCCGAAGCACTGGTCGGTAAAGGTGTAGGTCTGGGCACCGTGCTGGCGTTCATGATGGCGGTGACTGCGCTGTCTCTGCCCTCGCTGATCATGCTCAAGAAGGTCGTCAAGGCTCCGCTGCTGGCTCTGTTCTTCGCCATCGTGGTCATCGGCATCATGCTGATCGGTTATCTGTTCAATAGCTTCGCCTACCTGTTCCTCTGA
- the arsB gene encoding ACR3 family arsenite efflux transporter: MTNTCETALKQSAGAPLGFFERYLTLWVFLCIAAGTALGLVAPQAAQAVGAMEIAQVNIPVGLLIWVMIIPMLMKIDFGSLHEVRGQKAGIGVTLFINWVVKPFSMALIGWLFIKILFADWLPADQLDSYMAGLILLGAAPCTAMVFVWSNLCGGNANFTISQVALNDLVMVFAFAPIVALLLGVSSIPVPWNTLLLSVLMYIVIPLAIAQAVRAHLLKRGKPAFDAALAKIAPFSILALLATLVLLFSFQGQAIVEQPLVIGMLAVPILLQTLLIAALGYWLNRSLKVRHDVAGPSTMIGASNFFELAVAVAIVLYGFDSGAALATVVGVLIEVPVMLWLVRMVNKSRNWYERALPSR, translated from the coding sequence ATGACAAATACGTGTGAAACCGCCCTGAAGCAATCCGCAGGTGCGCCCCTGGGGTTCTTCGAGCGTTACCTGACTCTGTGGGTGTTCCTCTGTATCGCGGCCGGTACGGCACTCGGCCTGGTCGCTCCGCAGGCCGCCCAGGCGGTGGGCGCCATGGAGATTGCCCAGGTGAACATCCCGGTCGGCCTGCTGATCTGGGTAATGATCATCCCCATGCTGATGAAGATCGACTTCGGCTCGCTGCATGAAGTGCGCGGGCAGAAAGCCGGCATCGGCGTCACCCTGTTCATCAACTGGGTGGTCAAGCCTTTCTCCATGGCTCTGATCGGCTGGCTGTTCATCAAGATCCTGTTCGCCGACTGGCTGCCGGCCGACCAGCTCGACAGCTACATGGCCGGGCTGATCCTGCTTGGCGCCGCGCCCTGTACGGCGATGGTGTTCGTGTGGAGCAACCTGTGTGGCGGCAATGCCAACTTCACCATCAGCCAGGTGGCCCTCAACGATCTGGTGATGGTGTTCGCCTTCGCCCCCATCGTTGCCCTGCTGCTGGGCGTGTCGTCGATCCCGGTACCCTGGAATACCCTGCTGCTGTCGGTGCTGATGTACATCGTCATCCCCCTGGCCATCGCCCAGGCCGTGCGCGCCCACCTGCTCAAACGCGGCAAGCCTGCCTTCGACGCAGCCCTGGCGAAGATCGCTCCCTTCTCCATCCTCGCCCTGCTGGCCACCCTGGTGTTGCTGTTTTCCTTCCAGGGCCAGGCCATCGTCGAGCAGCCCCTGGTGATCGGCATGCTGGCCGTGCCGATCCTGCTGCAGACACTGCTCATTGCCGCGCTCGGTTACTGGCTCAACCGTTCGCTCAAGGTGCGCCATGATGTGGCCGGCCCCTCGACCATGATCGGCGCGTCCAACTTCTTCGAGCTGGCCGTGGCGGTGGCCATCGTGCTCTACGGTTTCGACTCCGGCGCCGCGCTGGCCACCGTGGTCGGTGTGCTGATCGAGGTACCGGTGATGCTCTGGCTGGTACGCATGGTCAACAAGAGCCGCAACTGGTACGAACGCGCCCTGCCATCGCGCTGA
- a CDS encoding thioredoxin family protein produces the protein MIIKILGTGCKKCVTLTENTRAALANLKCEAEIVKVTDIAEIAAMGVMSTPALAIDEQVVSMGKVLSPAELEALLKKS, from the coding sequence ATGATCATCAAAATCCTCGGCACGGGCTGCAAAAAGTGCGTCACCCTCACCGAAAATACGCGGGCCGCGTTGGCCAACCTCAAGTGCGAGGCCGAGATCGTCAAGGTCACGGATATCGCCGAAATCGCGGCCATGGGTGTGATGTCGACCCCCGCACTAGCCATCGACGAGCAGGTAGTCTCGATGGGCAAGGTACTCAGCCCCGCTGAGCTGGAAGCGCTGCTGAAGAAGAGCTGA
- a CDS encoding lipid II flippase MurJ yields the protein MFNSTLWLTLATLAGLGLGFAREWLLVTSWGAGGRSDAFIVALFLPEALRMALAGGLLAAAALPLYGQRDEQQRRRWLNAVSPGLLLIALALWALLALAAPLWVRLIGPGLGEQARQVAGDSLALLAACVPGLMLHALLSIPLQARERFVLVGLGSLMFNLPAVAYLAWRGAASQPAELALACVLGSLLMPLSLLPSAWRLGWRPLAREREHGAARELLGRMGPLLASNLASHGLALLERMVASLLGEGVVTWVNLARKLINLPLIALMNLNQVLLGMMSARQPGARLALLHQGLAAATLFSLPASFGLIAASPTFILWLLPTDVAAGPLPLLLAWFSVPLVFGAWNALLARYAYAAGDTALPLRCELFGGAINALLLLSLPFLFGAPGIALAALGGVITTGLALLQRQGLLGAVRWRQQGIVSVLLLGLAAVLVHPLPAGIGQLLLATAGSALVLAGVAVWLRPWRMQG from the coding sequence ATGTTCAACAGCACGCTGTGGCTGACGCTGGCGACCCTGGCCGGTCTGGGCCTGGGTTTTGCCCGCGAATGGCTGCTGGTCACCTCCTGGGGCGCGGGGGGGCGCAGCGACGCCTTCATCGTCGCGCTGTTCCTGCCGGAGGCCCTGCGCATGGCGCTGGCCGGTGGCTTGCTGGCCGCTGCCGCGCTGCCGTTGTATGGCCAGCGTGACGAGCAGCAGCGCCGGCGCTGGCTGAATGCGGTCAGCCCCGGGTTGCTGCTGATTGCCCTGGCGCTCTGGGCGCTGCTGGCTTTGGCCGCGCCGCTGTGGGTACGCCTGATCGGCCCGGGCCTCGGCGAGCAGGCGCGGCAGGTGGCCGGCGACAGCCTGGCGCTGCTGGCGGCCTGCGTGCCCGGCCTGATGCTGCACGCGCTGCTGAGCATACCGCTGCAGGCGCGCGAGCGTTTCGTTCTGGTGGGCCTGGGCTCGCTGATGTTCAACCTGCCGGCCGTCGCCTACCTGGCCTGGCGCGGCGCTGCCAGCCAGCCGGCGGAACTGGCACTGGCCTGCGTGCTGGGTAGCCTGTTGATGCCGCTGTCGCTGCTACCCTCGGCGTGGCGCCTGGGTTGGCGGCCCCTGGCGCGGGAACGTGAGCATGGCGCCGCGCGCGAATTGCTGGGGCGAATGGGCCCACTGCTGGCCAGCAACCTGGCCAGCCACGGCCTGGCGCTGCTGGAGCGCATGGTCGCCAGCCTGCTGGGCGAGGGCGTGGTCACCTGGGTCAACCTGGCGCGCAAGCTGATCAACCTGCCGCTGATCGCCCTGATGAATCTCAATCAGGTGCTGCTCGGCATGATGAGCGCGCGTCAGCCGGGTGCCCGTCTGGCGCTGCTGCACCAGGGCCTGGCCGCCGCCACCCTGTTCAGCTTGCCGGCCTCCTTCGGCCTGATCGCCGCCAGCCCCACCTTCATTCTGTGGCTGCTGCCGACCGACGTGGCGGCCGGGCCATTACCGCTGTTACTGGCCTGGTTCTCCGTGCCGCTGGTGTTCGGCGCCTGGAACGCATTGCTGGCGCGCTACGCCTATGCCGCTGGCGATACCGCGTTACCCTTGCGCTGCGAGCTGTTCGGTGGCGCCATCAATGCTCTGTTGCTGTTGAGCCTGCCGTTTCTCTTCGGTGCGCCTGGCATCGCCCTGGCTGCCTTGGGTGGGGTAATCACCACGGGGCTGGCGTTGTTGCAACGCCAGGGGCTGCTGGGTGCCGTGCGCTGGCGCCAGCAGGGCATCGTCAGCGTGCTGCTGCTGGGCCTGGCTGCCGTGCTGGTGCATCCGCTGCCGGCGGGTATCGGCCAATTGCTGCTGGCCACGGCCGGTAGTGCGCTGGTGCTGGCGGGTGTCGCTGTCTGGTTACGGCCCTGGCGTATGCAGGGCTGA
- a CDS encoding cyclin-dependent kinase inhibitor 3 family protein encodes MTHPYDILRVPGLAGALIFTPCPGTRETTLEQALLALKQAGAAGVITLMPHNELAASGAGQIAQQCQALDLAWYHLPVADEQVPLEDFGEGWRASRQALVEHLRGGRSLAIHCKGGSGRTGLIAARLLIEAGIVRSEAIALVQALRPKAIQHPAHLNWINQFDTTH; translated from the coding sequence ATGACTCATCCCTACGACATCCTGCGCGTGCCCGGCCTGGCTGGCGCGCTGATCTTCACGCCCTGTCCAGGCACCCGTGAGACCACGCTCGAACAGGCGTTGTTGGCGCTCAAGCAAGCCGGTGCAGCCGGCGTGATCACGCTGATGCCGCACAACGAGCTGGCCGCCAGCGGTGCCGGGCAGATCGCTCAGCAGTGCCAGGCTTTGGATCTGGCTTGGTACCACCTGCCGGTGGCCGACGAACAAGTGCCACTGGAGGACTTCGGCGAGGGTTGGAGGGCGTCCCGTCAGGCGCTCGTCGAGCACCTGCGTGGCGGTCGCTCGCTGGCCATCCACTGCAAGGGCGGCTCCGGGCGCACCGGCCTGATTGCCGCACGCCTTCTCATCGAAGCCGGTATCGTGCGCTCAGAGGCCATCGCCCTGGTGCAGGCGTTGCGGCCCAAGGCCATCCAGCATCCGGCACACCTCAATTGGATCAACCAGTTCGACACGACCCACTGA